The Sulfolobus sp. A20 genomic interval GTGGTGAAGTTGTCCAACTTTTTATTATTTGTCTAACTTGTTTTCTAACATCTGAGGTAAAACTCCTAAAACTAAGTCCTATTATTCCTCCCATGATAGTTTGAGTAATGGAAAGTGGTATTCCGAAAAAAGTGAAGATCTCATTGATTACGTTACTACCTATAATTGCCGATGAAGCCCCCAAATATCCTAACTTAGTTACTCTAAATCCTACTTTAATTGCTATTCTTCGACTTGATATCACCCCTAAAGAAGCTGACAATCCAAACATGGGTAATATTATATATGTCGGAAAAACTACTAAGGCTGACGAAACTATGATACCTATTGCGTTAGCTCCTACAACAAATGAGGTAAAGGCTGAGGAAAACATTATAAGGCTCTTATAAATTTTTATCTGTCTTAATATCCTATATTCACTTGTCAGCACGTTGCTTAGAACATAATAAAGAAATAAGGAGAATAATATCGCAGAAATGGGTGAGATAGCCCAGGAGAGGACTACTATCCAAAACCTAATCCAGTCTAAGTCAAGTAGACTGTGGGATACTAATGTTATTACGGCTAAAGAAGGATAAAAGGTCTGGCTTAAAGATGAAGGAATACCAGATTTATTCAGATAATAAAAGGTTATTATTGAAGATGAAAGGGTGGATACAATAGAAATCGTTACGTATAACTGGTTCCCACTTATTAGACCGTAAACACTATGGAGCATCGTTAAGCTTCCAATAACTACCCCTAAGAAAAGAGATATCATGTTAAGTAGATACGCTTGTCTTCTTCTTATTGCATTAGTAGCGAATAGAATACCTAAAGAAGTAGCATTATTATTACTCCCAATCAGATATGCAGAAACAACCCCTATTAATAATAAAGCATAATTAACCAGTATTTCTATTGTTATCATTTTGCTTTAAGAACCTCAAATATTCCAATATTGCGTCCCTAATAAAATCACTCCTACTTGTGTAGCCTAAATCTCTTGCAATACTATCTATCTTATTTAAAAACTCGTCCTCCAGTTTAAACGAGATCGTTATTGTACTTGAGATTTCTAATTCAAATGTAGACTCATCTACCTTTCTGAAAGATTGCATACGAATCATACTTTATAGTTATCTTAGATAGATAAACCTTTCGTTTAAAAAGGTACCAGAAAGCTTAAATAATAATACGTTGAGATTGAAAAATTTTTAACGAGGACTACTCGCGTATCAAAGGGGTAAAAGTACTTATAAAAGGTTGCGAAGAAGTATTTTGATTTTATGACAGTAGAGTGGATGCCTGTTAGCGAGTTACCTTTACCAAAAGAAGTAATAGAAATCATCTTGAAGAGGGGTATAACCAAACTTAACCCCCCTCAAACTGAGGCTGTAAAGAAGGGACTTTTAGATAATAAAAAACTGTTATTAACATCTCCAACCGGGTCTGGTAAGACATTGATTGCTGAACTAGGAATGGTATCTTTCTTATTGAAAAATAAGGGAAAAGCTGTTTATGTAACCCCACTTAGAGCGTTAACTAATGAAAAATATTCAACTTTTAAGGATTGGGAGAAATTAGGTTTTAAAGTAGCTATGACATCTGGAGATTATGATACTGACGATGCTTGGCTAGAGAATTATGACATAATAGTTACAACGTATGAAAAATTGGACTCCTTGTGGAGACATAGACCTAAATGGCTTAATGACGTAAAATATTTCGTATTAGATGAGCTTCACTATTTAAATGACCCTGAGAGAGGACCAGTAGTTGAAAGTGTAGCAATAAGAGCTAAGAAACAAAACTTGTTAGCCTTGAGCGCTACAATAAGTAACTATAAACAAGTGAGTAATTGGCTAGGAACTGAACCAATAACGGTCAACTGGAGACCAGTACCATTGATAGAAGGGGTTCTTTACCCAGATAAGAAAGGATATACAGTATTATTTAAGGATAATTCGACTAGAAAGGTTTATGGGGACGATCCTATTATTGCTTATACACTAGATAGTTTAAACAGAAATGGTCAGGTGTTAATATTTAGAAATTCGAGGAGAATTGTAGAAAGCACAGCGATGAAGATAGCTGGCTATATGAACTTCATAACTTTAGATGACAAAGGAATATCTGAGATAATTACCAAGCTAGAGGAAGTTGAAGATGGAGGAAGTGAAGAGAAAGAGGCTCTCAAAGAATTGATAAATAAAGGAGTTGCATTTCATCATGCGGGACTATCTAAGGGTCTGAGAGACTTGATAGAAGAGGGATTTAGGCAAAGGAAGATTAAGGTTATTGTGGCTACGCCAACATTAGCTGCTGGGGTAAATTTGCCAGCTAGAACTGTTATAATAGGGGACATATATAGGTATAACAGAAGGATAGCTGGATTTCAAGAGGAAATACCGGTTATGGAATACAAACAAATGAGCGGCAGAGCCGGTAGACCAGGTTTTGATGATATCGGGGAAGCAATAATAGTGGTGAGGGATAAGAAGAGTGTGGAGAGAGTATTTGAGAAATACATATTCTCAACTGTTGAACCAATTGAGTCTAAATTAGCTAATGAGAGAGCTTTCTATACGTTCTTATTAGGAGTACTTTCTGTCGAAGGTGAGATGAAATATGATGATTTGGCTAATTATGCATATGAGTCTTTTCTTCCCAGAATTTTAGTAGACACGTATTTTGATAAGGCAGTGAACTGGTTAAACGAACATAATTTTATGAGTTTAAGTGATCACGTATTATCCTTAACCGATTTTGGAAAAAGAGTAGCTGACTTATATATAAACCCCTTTACTGCAGATGTAGTGAGGGCAGGGTTAGAAAAAGCTAAGTCGTCATGTGATATCGCTTATCTCCACTTATTTGCTTTTACTCCAGATGGACCCCTAGTCTCCTTAGGTAGAAATGAGGAAGAGGAGCTAATAGGTATGATAGAGGATTTAGATTGTGATCTTTTAATAGAGGAGCCTTATGAGGACGAAGAGTACTCATTATATTTAAACGCATTGAAAGTAGCAATGATTGTGAAGGATTGGATTGATGAGATAGATAATGATGTAATATTAGAAAAGTATGGTATAGGTTCGGGAGATCTAAGAAACATAATTGAGACTATGGATTGGCTAACTTATAGTGGTTATCAAATATCGAAGGTCTTAAGGTTGGATGAACATAGTGAGAAGCTAAGAATGTTGAACATGAGAGTTAAAGATGGAGTTAAGGAAGATTTATTAGAATTAGTACAAGTGAAGGGCATAGGTAGGAAGAGGGCAAGATTACTCTATAATAATGGAATTAGGGGCTTAGGAGATATAGTAATTGAGCCAGATAAAGTGAAGAGTTTACTTGGGGCAAAAATGGGTGAGAAAGTTGTCCAAGAAGCTGCAAGATTACTTAATAGAATTCATTAATCTAGAGAATGGAAAAGAGTTTATAGTTAAAGATGAGGATTGTGAAACTTTAAGGAAATTATTATTAATATTTCTAGCTCTAGGTCAAAAGGAAATTGAATTTAAAGATTGCTCTCAATTGTCAGTTAAGAAGAGAATCTAAAAGAAAAATCATAGTGGTATATTTCCATGTTTCTTAGGATATCTGAACTCTCTCTTGTTCCTCAACATCTCTAATGCCATTGCAATAATCTTTCTCGTATCTTTAGGTTCTATTACATCATCAATTAGTCCTCTCTCCGCAGCCCAGTAGGGATTAGCGAATAATTTTCTATACTCACTAATCTTTTGATTCAATAACTCTTGAGGATTATTTGCAGTTTGTAAATCTTTTCTATATAAGATTCTTACGGCACCCTCTGGTCCAGTGACTGCTATTTCAGCTGTAGGCCAAGCGTATACTAAATCAGCACCTAAGCTCTTGATACTCATTGCTATGTGAGCTCCTCCATAAGATCTCCTCACAATTACCGTAATTTTTGGTACAGTAGCTTCAGCGAAGGCATATAACATTTTTGCTCCATGTCTAATTATTCCTTTGTATTCTTGATCAGTTCCAGGTACGTACCCTGGAGTGTCGACTAAACTTATTAAAGGAATATTAAATGCATCACAGAATCTGATGAATCTTGAAGCCTTATCAGCAGCATCAACATCTATTGCTCCTCCGTAATACATAGAATTATTCGCAACTATGCCCACTACATTTCCTGCTATTCTTCCGAACCCAACTGTAATGTTTTGAGCCCATAGTTTATGTACTTCTAGAAACTCGCCATTATCAACTAAATTGTATATCACGTCTCTCATATCAAATGGTTTAAGTGGGTCGCTAGGTACTATTGATTCAGCACCTTTCATTTCTCTATCAGCAGGATCCCCAGTGTCCATAAATGGTGGTTCTTCCATGTTATTAGATGGTAGATAGGATAGCAATCTCTTCGTAATGTTTATCGCATCTTGTTCATTTTCAGCGACGAAGTGAACTACTCCAGACTTCGTAGCATGAACTATCGCTCCTCCTAAATCCTGATAACTAACCTCCTCTCCTATCGAAACTTTCGTTATCTCTGGTCCAGTTACAAACATGTAATATGCATCTCCCTTTATCATTATTATGAAGTCGGTTAATGCAGGAGAATACACTGCTCCTCCAGCCGAAGGTCCAGCCATTATCGTTATTTGAGGTATTACGCCAGAAGCCATTACATTCATCTTGAATACTCCACCATAACCTTCCAAGGATAATGCTCCCTCTTGTATCCTAGCGCCCCCAGAGTCATTTATGCCTATTACTGGAGCTCCCACCTTTAATGCCATCTCATAGGCTCTAATTATCTTATTGGCATGAGTCTCTCCTAGACTTCCTCCTAACACCGTAAAATCTTGTGCATAAGCAAAAGCTGTACGTCCATCTATCTTACCCCATCCAGCTATTACCCCGTCTCCGTAGTATCTATTCTTGTCTAATCCAAACTCTGTAGATCTAGTTGTCGCAAAAGTCAATATTTCGTTAAATGTACCTTCATCAAATAATAGATTTAATCGCTCTCTAGCTAATAACTTACCTTTACTATGTTGGAATTTTATTCTTTCCTCTCCTCCTCCTTTTCTTACCACTTCTTTTAATTGCTTTAGTTCTTCAATTAATTTATCCACAGATGGTTTCTCATATAGGGACATATCTTATCACCTTAACTATTTAATAAGTAATAAAATGTCACCTTTCTTCACACTCTGACCTTCTTTAACCATAACTTTTTGAACTATACCGGCGATAGGGGAAGAAATAACAGTTTCTGCTTTCATAGCTTCAATTGAGAGTAAAGGTTGACCTTTATTTACAGCATCACCTTCCCTCACTCTAATCTTAACGATTCTCCCAAATAGAGGTGAAATTATCTCTCCCTCCTTTCCTCTTAAAACACTTTCTATACTTTCTCCTTCTTTAACTGGTATTTCGTTTATTCTGTCTAATCTGAGAAAGTTTTCATTAGCGAATATTAAGGTCCCATCTGATTCAACAAACACATAATAATTTTTCCCATCGATCTCAAATAGATATTCATTTTCCCTAGTACCTCTGCCTAAGAACTTCACTTTTACTTCCTTCTCTCCTATTTTTATATTATCTATATTTCCTTGCTGATCATAGGCTACAACGTAAGAATCTCCCAATTCTGTATGGATTCTATAAGCCTTCATTACCACATCACCCTCGTATTAGATTGTAGAGCGATGCCATAAGTCTTCCATTTGTTTGGAGCCCTCTCATCTCTTATAATCTTCTTCTCTTCAGCTTTTCTCTTCAATAAACCTCTATTATATAAAGCTATAGCAATTGCTACTTTTCTTTCCTCTTCCTCAGTTAGTTTTTGCTTAAAGTATTGTATTTTCTCAGAGATATAAGCGGTAGTAAAGTTACCCTCCCAGAAGTCTGGGTCTTGTAAGATGAGCTTATATAGGGGTATAGTAGTTTTTACACCACCTATCTTATAATCATTTAATGCTCTCAATCCAACTTGTATTGCATAGTCTCTGCTTTGACCATATACTATTAACTTAGAGACTAATGGATCATAATAAGGTGGAACCCATGTACCAACTTCAATTCCACTATCAACTCTCACGCCCGGTCCAGTAGGTTCTTTATAATATGTTATGTAACCAGATTGTGGCGTAAATTCGTTCAAAGGATCCTCAGCATTTATTCTAAATTGAATGGCGTGTCCTCTAATTTTCAGATCCTCTTGGGAAAACGGTAAATATTCTCCAGCAGCAAGTCTAATCTGCAGTTTTACTAGATCAATACCTGTTATAAATTCGGTTACAGTGTGTTCTACTTGTACTCTTTTGTTTATTTCCAAAAAATAAAAGTCATGTGTTACTGGAGAATATACGAATTCCATAGTACCTAGGGTGAAGTAATTTATTTCCTTACCGAATCTAATCGAAGCTTCAATAATTGTTTTTCTTTCTTCCCAGGTAATTGAGGGAGAAGGAGCTTCTTCTATCAGCTTTTGATTTCTCCTCTGAATTGTACACTCCCTTTCAAATGCTACTACATAATTGCCATATTTATCGCCTATTAGTTGTGTCTCTATATGCTTAGGTTTTACGGCAGCTTTCTCGATATATATTTCTGCTCTACCAAAAGCTGAGTATGATAATCTTTTGCTCCTTTCAAAAGCCTCAGCCAATTCTGCTGAATTATCAACCTTTATTATCCCTACGCCAGCTCCTCCTCCAGCAGCCTTCAGCATTATTGGATAGCCTATTTCCTCAGCGACCTTTAAAGCCTCATCTACGCTCTCGACTGGTGTTAATGGACCAGGTGAGGTTGGAACTCCAGCCTTTCTAGCTATCCTCTTACCATCTAGCTTGTCTTTTATTTTATCCATGACTTCTGCTGAAGGTCCTATAAAGGTTAAACCGACTTTCTCTACTTCTCTTACAAACCTTGGATTTTCGGATAAAAATCCGTAACCGGGATGTACGGCATCAGCATGAGCTTTCAATGCAGCGTCAACAATTCTATCTATGTTTAAGTAGCTCTCAAGTGCGGGTGAAGGTCCAATCCAATACGCTTCATCCGCATATTTAACGTGAGGAGCATATTTATCAGCATCTGAATAGACTGCTACAGCTTTCATTCCCATCTCTTTTACCGCTTTCATTACTCTGATTGCTATCTCTCCTCTATTGGCAACGAGAACTTTATTAAATGGGGGCATTAATAATAATAGTGTATATCGGGTTTAAAAGTTTTTAACTTTAGAATTTATCTATGTATAAAATTCTAAAAATTTTTTAATATAAAAAGTGATCAACATCAAACTTTTTATGTTAGTCCAAGGAGGGGAAGTAGAAAATATTAAGAGGAAAATTATCTCCTTATAGATTTTCTAGAAACGTACTTGAAGTAGCGTTGAAATCATGGATATCGAATCTAAATTACAAAATAACACTCTAAACTTTATACAGAAAAATATTTAATTATCGTAAGCCACTCCATACTGAGGATGACGAATCCGGGAACTGAGCAGTGAGGAAATGCGCGAACGCTGA includes:
- a CDS encoding inorganic phosphate transporter, which codes for MITIEILVNYALLLIGVVSAYLIGSNNNATSLGILFATNAIRRRQAYLLNMISLFLGVVIGSLTMLHSVYGLISGNQLYVTISIVSTLSSSIITFYYLNKSGIPSSLSQTFYPSLAVITLVSHSLLDLDWIRFWIVVLSWAISPISAILFSLFLYYVLSNVLTSEYRILRQIKIYKSLIMFSSAFTSFVVGANAIGIIVSSALVVFPTYIILPMFGLSASLGVISSRRIAIKVGFRVTKLGYLGASSAIIGSNVINEIFTFFGIPLSITQTIMGGIIGLSFRSFTSDVRKQVRQIIKSWTTSPLVAIVLSLAIFGIIKSILGL
- a CDS encoding ribbon-helix-helix domain-containing protein produces the protein MIRMQSFRKVDESTFELEISSTITISFKLEDEFLNKIDSIARDLGYTSRSDFIRDAILEYLRFLKQNDNNRNTG
- the hel308 gene encoding ATP-dependent DNA helicase Hel308; amino-acid sequence: MTVEWMPVSELPLPKEVIEIILKRGITKLNPPQTEAVKKGLLDNKKLLLTSPTGSGKTLIAELGMVSFLLKNKGKAVYVTPLRALTNEKYSTFKDWEKLGFKVAMTSGDYDTDDAWLENYDIIVTTYEKLDSLWRHRPKWLNDVKYFVLDELHYLNDPERGPVVESVAIRAKKQNLLALSATISNYKQVSNWLGTEPITVNWRPVPLIEGVLYPDKKGYTVLFKDNSTRKVYGDDPIIAYTLDSLNRNGQVLIFRNSRRIVESTAMKIAGYMNFITLDDKGISEIITKLEEVEDGGSEEKEALKELINKGVAFHHAGLSKGLRDLIEEGFRQRKIKVIVATPTLAAGVNLPARTVIIGDIYRYNRRIAGFQEEIPVMEYKQMSGRAGRPGFDDIGEAIIVVRDKKSVERVFEKYIFSTVEPIESKLANERAFYTFLLGVLSVEGEMKYDDLANYAYESFLPRILVDTYFDKAVNWLNEHNFMSLSDHVLSLTDFGKRVADLYINPFTADVVRAGLEKAKSSCDIAYLHLFAFTPDGPLVSLGRNEEEELIGMIEDLDCDLLIEEPYEDEEYSLYLNALKVAMIVKDWIDEIDNDVILEKYGIGSGDLRNIIETMDWLTYSGYQISKVLRLDEHSEKLRMLNMRVKDGVKEDLLELVQVKGIGRKRARLLYNNGIRGLGDIVIEPDKVKSLLGAKMGEKVVQEAARLLNRIH
- a CDS encoding acyl-CoA carboxylase subunit beta, which produces MSLYEKPSVDKLIEELKQLKEVVRKGGGEERIKFQHSKGKLLARERLNLLFDEGTFNEILTFATTRSTEFGLDKNRYYGDGVIAGWGKIDGRTAFAYAQDFTVLGGSLGETHANKIIRAYEMALKVGAPVIGINDSGGARIQEGALSLEGYGGVFKMNVMASGVIPQITIMAGPSAGGAVYSPALTDFIIMIKGDAYYMFVTGPEITKVSIGEEVSYQDLGGAIVHATKSGVVHFVAENEQDAINITKRLLSYLPSNNMEEPPFMDTGDPADREMKGAESIVPSDPLKPFDMRDVIYNLVDNGEFLEVHKLWAQNITVGFGRIAGNVVGIVANNSMYYGGAIDVDAADKASRFIRFCDAFNIPLISLVDTPGYVPGTDQEYKGIIRHGAKMLYAFAEATVPKITVIVRRSYGGAHIAMSIKSLGADLVYAWPTAEIAVTGPEGAVRILYRKDLQTANNPQELLNQKISEYRKLFANPYWAAERGLIDDVIEPKDTRKIIAMALEMLRNKREFRYPKKHGNIPL
- a CDS encoding biotin/lipoyl-containing protein produces the protein MKAYRIHTELGDSYVVAYDQQGNIDNIKIGEKEVKVKFLGRGTRENEYLFEIDGKNYYVFVESDGTLIFANENFLRLDRINEIPVKEGESIESVLRGKEGEIISPLFGRIVKIRVREGDAVNKGQPLLSIEAMKAETVISSPIAGIVQKVMVKEGQSVKKGDILLLIK
- a CDS encoding acetyl/propionyl/methylcrotonyl-CoA carboxylase subunit alpha, which gives rise to MPPFNKVLVANRGEIAIRVMKAVKEMGMKAVAVYSDADKYAPHVKYADEAYWIGPSPALESYLNIDRIVDAALKAHADAVHPGYGFLSENPRFVREVEKVGLTFIGPSAEVMDKIKDKLDGKRIARKAGVPTSPGPLTPVESVDEALKVAEEIGYPIMLKAAGGGAGVGIIKVDNSAELAEAFERSKRLSYSAFGRAEIYIEKAAVKPKHIETQLIGDKYGNYVVAFERECTIQRRNQKLIEEAPSPSITWEERKTIIEASIRFGKEINYFTLGTMEFVYSPVTHDFYFLEINKRVQVEHTVTEFITGIDLVKLQIRLAAGEYLPFSQEDLKIRGHAIQFRINAEDPLNEFTPQSGYITYYKEPTGPGVRVDSGIEVGTWVPPYYDPLVSKLIVYGQSRDYAIQVGLRALNDYKIGGVKTTIPLYKLILQDPDFWEGNFTTAYISEKIQYFKQKLTEEEERKVAIAIALYNRGLLKRKAEEKKIIRDERAPNKWKTYGIALQSNTRVMW